In Catharus ustulatus isolate bCatUst1 chromosome 27, bCatUst1.pri.v2, whole genome shotgun sequence, the following are encoded in one genomic region:
- the LOC117007838 gene encoding cytosolic purine 5'-nucleotidase-like codes for MGSEGLRGPAAARGPGQGDPRALRRDCQHRIFVNRSLALEKIKCFGFDMDYTLAMYKSPDYEELAFTLLLEHLVAIGYPPEILAYKYDPTFPTRGLVFDALYGNLLKVDSHGNLLVCAHGFRFLKGAEILHYYPNKFIQRDDMKRFHILNTLFNLTEAHLYACLVDFFTNCSRYVNCDTGYKHGNLFMSFRSMFQDVREAMDHVHLSGCLKEKTLENLEKYVVKDPRVPLLLSRMKEVGKIFLATNSDYTYTDAIMSYLFDFSNEDKADVPQRPWRSYFDLIVVDTRKPLFFAEGTVLRQVDTDTGKLRIGTYTGPLQHCAVYSGGSSDVVCDLLGVKGKEILYMGDHIFGDILKSKKRQGWRTFLVVPELARELQVWTEKSELFEELRSLDLFLAELYQHLDSGSSERPDISSIKRRIQKVTHEMDMCYGKMGSLFRCGSRQTLFANQLMRYADLYAASFINFLYYPFSYLFRAPPVLMAHESTVEHSRPDSGDTVTALPPWLAQHGDPGQQVPQDSSGEEEDDGEA; via the exons ATGGGCAGCGAGGGACTgcggggcccggcggcggcCCGGGGCCCGGGGCAGGGCGACCCGCGGGCCCTGCGGAGGGACTGCCAGCACCG GATCTTCGTCAACCGGAGCCTGGCGCTGGAGAAGATCAAGTGTTTTGGCTTTGACATGGACTACACCTTGGCCA TGTATAAGTCCCCTGACTACGAGGAGCTGGCCTTCACTCTGTTGCTGGAGCACCTTGTCGCCATTGGGTACCCTCCTGAGATCCTTGCCTACAAATATgaccccaccttccccacccg GGGACTGGTGTTTGATGCCCTGTACGGGAACCTGCTGAAGGTGGATTCCCATGGGAACCTGCTGGTCTGTGCCCACGGCTTCCGCTTCCTCAAGGG AGCCGAAATCCTCCACTATTACCCCAACAAGTTCATCCAGAGGGATGACATGAAGCGCTTCCACATCCTCAACACCCTCTTCAACCTCACAG AGGCCCATCTCTATGCCTGTCTCGTGGACTTTTTCACCAACTGCTCCAGATATGTCAA CTGTGACACCGGCTACAAGCATGGGAACCTCTTCATGTCCTTCCGCAGCATGTTTCAGGATGTGCGCGAGGCCATGGACCATGTCCACCTCTCT ggctgcctcaAGGAGAAGACGCTAGAGAACCTGGAAAAATATGTGGTGAAGGAT CCCCgtgtgccactgctgctgagcCGCATGAAGGAGGTGGGGAAGATCTTCCTGGCCACCAACAGTGACTACACCTACACTGAT GCCATCATGTCCTACCTGTTTGACTTCAGCAATGAGGACAAG GCTGACGTCCCACAGCGCCCCTGGAGGTCCTATTTCGACCTGATTGTGGTGGACACCCGCAAGCCCCTCTTCTTTGCTGAGGGCACTGTCCTGCGCCAAGTCGACACG GACACGGGGAAGCTGCGCATTGGGACGTACACTGGCCCCCTCCAGCACTGCGCTGTCTACTCCGGTG GCTCCTCAGATGTGGTGTGTGACCTCCTGGGTGTGAAGGGCAAAGAGATCCTCTACATGGGGGACCACATCTTTGGGGACATCCTCAAATCCAAGAAGAGGCAGGGCTGGCGCACCTTTCTGGTGGTGCCTGAGCTGGCCCGTGAGCTGCAGGTCTGGACAGAGAAGAGtg AGCTGTTTGAGGAGCTGCGGAGCCTGGATCTCTTCCTGGCTGAGCTGTACCA GCACTTAGACAGTGGCAGTAGTGAGCGCCCAGACATCAGCTCCATCAAGCGTCGGATCCag AAAGTCACACATGAGATGGACATGTGCTATGGGAAGATGGGCAGCCTCTTCCGCTGTGGCTCACGTCAGACACTATTTGCCAACCAGCTGATGCGCTACGCAGACCTCTACGCTGCCTCCTTCATCAACTTCCTCTATTATCCCTTCAGTTACCTCTTCCGGGCACCCCCTGTCCTG ATGGCCCATGAGTCAACAGTGGAGCACTCTCGCCCGGACTCGGGGGACACAGTCACTGCCCTTCCTCCCTGGCTGGCCCAGCATGGTGACCCTGGCCAGCAG GTCCCCCAGGACTCgagtggggaggaggaagatgatggAGAAGCCTGA
- the LOC117007837 gene encoding cytoskeleton-associated protein 2-like isoform X2 — protein sequence MQRPCLRNWTNHLNAPLEPVSKLKHVDRSKKGVFGNVMAGAQEDGRLGAKSVQHTGHTVQKKPSNTSQGAGRVQPGNIMMLPASTQASGRLPPSGSAHLNPERNQKPAQETVSAAAAQVGSDHPPPGAPHSLNKGLQGRLVCHKENFDPRASTSLEPSRTFQSDANSLRKTGVLAHRQSSAVTSRPVLGPKGRISNQQPKEEPVVDKFRKSLSESKNISQNTSIRTQPLQPSGFLPASADLLLKNSGTNQGKTSVLRQPGSTPGGSLKHHGQPPPARRSPTKPPTLGKPQGTTNLETSLNPGVTLPWPRPMVKEDMDRKDMRLVLPGHTAACQGTGHPNQSCSWLHSSKTHILEDGLRGEQLKPELPKASGMQARRIPRIPSAADRKKQLEEWLASKGKKYKRPPMAQLQKQAVKPSCRKVKAKENQENPEQHCQVMIDGILTECLKLIEEGVHAEEISAVLSLVPQAEKFAKFWICQAKMLAQSGPFDVLQLYREAVVAGAEPIEELRETVLNILKDADQKLEGEKVEEPIHWEPRRCCPGERQPIASTPGLVGRPVTSLPLSVKLQVTPVSRGREFLEGPEWKFLTPVRRSLRIERAGNHYPEMLKDHDPVVSSLSEILDAEEETCFIFRKNLLALPEVTELEGLSSYPLESS from the exons ATGCAGAG ACCCTGCTTAAGGAACTGGACTAATCACCTGAATGCACCCTTAGAACCAGTTTCTAAACTCAAGCAT GTTGACAGGAGCAAGAAGGGTGTTTTTGGGAATGTGATGGCGGGTGCTCAAGAGGATGGCAGGCTTGGAGCCAAATCTGTGCAGCACACTGGCCATACTGTTCAGAAGAAGCCTTCAAATACatcccagggagcaggaagggtACAGCCAGGGAACATCATGATGCTTCCTGCTTCTACACAGGCTAGTGGCAGGCTCCCACCTTCAGGCTCTGCTCACCTAAACCCAGAAAGGAACCAGAAGCCTGCACAGGAGactgtcagtgctgcagcagctcaggtggGAAGTGACCACCCTCCTCCTGGAGCACCTCACTCTCTGAAtaaggggctgcagggcaggctggtCTGCCACAAGGAAAACTTCGACCCACGAGCCTCCACATCCCTGGAGCCAAGCAGAACTTTCCAATCTGATGCAAACAGTCTCAGGAAGACAGGAGTCTTGGCCCACAGGCAAAGTTCAGCTGTAACATCAAGGCCTGTTCTGGGTCCAAAAGGCAGAATTAGTAACCAGCAGCCTAAGGAAGAGCCAGTTGTGGACAAATTCAGGAAAAGCCTGTCAGAATCAAAGAACATATCTCAAAATACAAGTATCAGAACTCAGCCATTGCAGCCCTCTGGattccttcctgcttctgctgatTTGCTACTTAAGAACTCTGGGACAAACCAGGGAAAAACTTCTGTGTTGAGGCAACCTGGCAGCACTCCAGGGGGAAGTCTTAAGCACCATGGCCAACCTCCCCCAGCTAGAAGATCTCCCACCAAGCCTCCCACTTTGGGCAAGCCCCAGGGTACCACAAACCTGGAAACCAGCCTGAACCCAGGTGTCACTTTGCCATGGCCAAGGCCCATGGTTAAAGAGGACATGGACAGGAAGGACATGAGGCTGGTACTTCCTGGACACACAGCAGCATGCCAAGGGACAGGTCACCCAAACCAGTCCTGCAGCTGGTTGCACAGCTCCAAAACTCACATACTTGAGGATGGTTTGAGGGGAGAGCAGCTTAAGCCAGAACTGCCGAAGGCAAGTGGCATGCAAGCTAGGCGGATTCCAAGGATCCCATCAGCTGCAGACCGTAA GAAACAGCTGGAGGAGTGGTTGGCATCCAAAGGCAAGAAATACAAGCGACCACCGATGGCGCAGCTTCAGAAGCAGGCAGTGAAACCATCCTGTAGGAAGGTCAAAGCAAAAGAGAATCAAGAGaatccagagcagcactgccaagtgATGATCGATGGCATATTAACTGAGTGCCTGAAGCTCATTGAggag GGTGTCCATGCAGAGGAGATCTCAGCGGTGCTGTCCCTTGTGCCCCAGGCAGAGAAATTTGCCAAATTCTGGATCTGCCAAGCAAAGATGCTGGCCCAGAGTGGCCCCTTTGACGTGTTGCAGCTGTACAGAGAAGCAGTCGTTGCTGGGGCTGAG ccaaTCGAGGAGCTCAGGGAAACTGTTCTCAATATTTTGAAGGATGCAGACCAAAAATTGGAAG gAGAAAAGGTGGAGGAACCCATTCATTGGGAGCCTAGGAGGTGTTGTCCAGGTGAGAGGCAGCCCATAGCATCGACTCCAGGCCTGGTGGGGAGGCCTGTGacctcccttcccctctcagTCAAGTTACAGGTTACACCTGTATCCAG AGGAAGGGAATTCCTGGAAGGCCCAGAATGGAAATTTCTGACACCTGTGCGGCGCTCCCTACGGATTGAGAGGGCTGGGAATCACTACCCAGAGATGTTGAAGGACCATGATCCTGTGGTATCATCCCTCAGTGAAATCCTGGATGCTGAGGAGGAGACTTGCTTCATCTTCCGGAAAAACCTTCTGGCTTTGCCAGAAGTGACAGAGCTGGAGGGTTTGAGTTCATATCCCCTTGAGAGCTCCTGA
- the LOC117007837 gene encoding cytoskeleton-associated protein 2-like isoform X1, which produces MQRPCLRNWTNHLNAPLEPVSKLKHMRAALSFQVDRSKKGVFGNVMAGAQEDGRLGAKSVQHTGHTVQKKPSNTSQGAGRVQPGNIMMLPASTQASGRLPPSGSAHLNPERNQKPAQETVSAAAAQVGSDHPPPGAPHSLNKGLQGRLVCHKENFDPRASTSLEPSRTFQSDANSLRKTGVLAHRQSSAVTSRPVLGPKGRISNQQPKEEPVVDKFRKSLSESKNISQNTSIRTQPLQPSGFLPASADLLLKNSGTNQGKTSVLRQPGSTPGGSLKHHGQPPPARRSPTKPPTLGKPQGTTNLETSLNPGVTLPWPRPMVKEDMDRKDMRLVLPGHTAACQGTGHPNQSCSWLHSSKTHILEDGLRGEQLKPELPKASGMQARRIPRIPSAADRKKQLEEWLASKGKKYKRPPMAQLQKQAVKPSCRKVKAKENQENPEQHCQVMIDGILTECLKLIEEGVHAEEISAVLSLVPQAEKFAKFWICQAKMLAQSGPFDVLQLYREAVVAGAEPIEELRETVLNILKDADQKLEGEKVEEPIHWEPRRCCPGERQPIASTPGLVGRPVTSLPLSVKLQVTPVSRGREFLEGPEWKFLTPVRRSLRIERAGNHYPEMLKDHDPVVSSLSEILDAEEETCFIFRKNLLALPEVTELEGLSSYPLESS; this is translated from the exons ATGCAGAG ACCCTGCTTAAGGAACTGGACTAATCACCTGAATGCACCCTTAGAACCAGTTTCTAAACTCAAGCAT ATGAGGGCTGCTTTGTCTTTCCAGGTTGACAGGAGCAAGAAGGGTGTTTTTGGGAATGTGATGGCGGGTGCTCAAGAGGATGGCAGGCTTGGAGCCAAATCTGTGCAGCACACTGGCCATACTGTTCAGAAGAAGCCTTCAAATACatcccagggagcaggaagggtACAGCCAGGGAACATCATGATGCTTCCTGCTTCTACACAGGCTAGTGGCAGGCTCCCACCTTCAGGCTCTGCTCACCTAAACCCAGAAAGGAACCAGAAGCCTGCACAGGAGactgtcagtgctgcagcagctcaggtggGAAGTGACCACCCTCCTCCTGGAGCACCTCACTCTCTGAAtaaggggctgcagggcaggctggtCTGCCACAAGGAAAACTTCGACCCACGAGCCTCCACATCCCTGGAGCCAAGCAGAACTTTCCAATCTGATGCAAACAGTCTCAGGAAGACAGGAGTCTTGGCCCACAGGCAAAGTTCAGCTGTAACATCAAGGCCTGTTCTGGGTCCAAAAGGCAGAATTAGTAACCAGCAGCCTAAGGAAGAGCCAGTTGTGGACAAATTCAGGAAAAGCCTGTCAGAATCAAAGAACATATCTCAAAATACAAGTATCAGAACTCAGCCATTGCAGCCCTCTGGattccttcctgcttctgctgatTTGCTACTTAAGAACTCTGGGACAAACCAGGGAAAAACTTCTGTGTTGAGGCAACCTGGCAGCACTCCAGGGGGAAGTCTTAAGCACCATGGCCAACCTCCCCCAGCTAGAAGATCTCCCACCAAGCCTCCCACTTTGGGCAAGCCCCAGGGTACCACAAACCTGGAAACCAGCCTGAACCCAGGTGTCACTTTGCCATGGCCAAGGCCCATGGTTAAAGAGGACATGGACAGGAAGGACATGAGGCTGGTACTTCCTGGACACACAGCAGCATGCCAAGGGACAGGTCACCCAAACCAGTCCTGCAGCTGGTTGCACAGCTCCAAAACTCACATACTTGAGGATGGTTTGAGGGGAGAGCAGCTTAAGCCAGAACTGCCGAAGGCAAGTGGCATGCAAGCTAGGCGGATTCCAAGGATCCCATCAGCTGCAGACCGTAA GAAACAGCTGGAGGAGTGGTTGGCATCCAAAGGCAAGAAATACAAGCGACCACCGATGGCGCAGCTTCAGAAGCAGGCAGTGAAACCATCCTGTAGGAAGGTCAAAGCAAAAGAGAATCAAGAGaatccagagcagcactgccaagtgATGATCGATGGCATATTAACTGAGTGCCTGAAGCTCATTGAggag GGTGTCCATGCAGAGGAGATCTCAGCGGTGCTGTCCCTTGTGCCCCAGGCAGAGAAATTTGCCAAATTCTGGATCTGCCAAGCAAAGATGCTGGCCCAGAGTGGCCCCTTTGACGTGTTGCAGCTGTACAGAGAAGCAGTCGTTGCTGGGGCTGAG ccaaTCGAGGAGCTCAGGGAAACTGTTCTCAATATTTTGAAGGATGCAGACCAAAAATTGGAAG gAGAAAAGGTGGAGGAACCCATTCATTGGGAGCCTAGGAGGTGTTGTCCAGGTGAGAGGCAGCCCATAGCATCGACTCCAGGCCTGGTGGGGAGGCCTGTGacctcccttcccctctcagTCAAGTTACAGGTTACACCTGTATCCAG AGGAAGGGAATTCCTGGAAGGCCCAGAATGGAAATTTCTGACACCTGTGCGGCGCTCCCTACGGATTGAGAGGGCTGGGAATCACTACCCAGAGATGTTGAAGGACCATGATCCTGTGGTATCATCCCTCAGTGAAATCCTGGATGCTGAGGAGGAGACTTGCTTCATCTTCCGGAAAAACCTTCTGGCTTTGCCAGAAGTGACAGAGCTGGAGGGTTTGAGTTCATATCCCCTTGAGAGCTCCTGA
- the LOC117007783 gene encoding interleukin-1 receptor antagonist protein-like encodes MAFVPDLDTLESSSLNEETLYGPNCLCPQKKPRLDLEVTSPGVGIQVKVTKGHVSRTFRQAAILVAAVTKLLKQPSHEFVDSDLGSFFNDIFEPISFQCIKGSYTRAPVFRYTRSQSFDILDIDHKCFVLESPTQLVALHLQGPSAGRKVKLDIALYRPRSSQGGPGSGRVPVALGIKGYQLYMSCVMSDTKPVLQLEEADIRRDIENVELTRFIFYRLDSPAQRTTRFESAAFPGWFICTSLQPRQPVSITNTPDQVNIATYELSGR; translated from the exons ATGGCATTCGTCCCTGATTTGGACAcgctggagagcagcag CCTGAACGAGGAGACGTTGTATGGCCCAAATTGTCTCTGCCCACAGAAG aagcCCCGACTGGACCTGGAGGTGACATCACCGGGGGTGGGCATCCAGGTGAAAGTGACAAAAGGACACGTTTCCAGGACCTTTCGCCAGGCTGCCATCCTGGTGGCTGCTGTGACCAAGCTCCTGAAGCAGCCATCACACGAGTTTGTTGATAGTGACCTTGGCAGCTTCTTCAATGATATTTTTG AGCCCATCTCCTTCCAGTGCATCAAGGGCAGTTATACCAGGGCACCTGTTTTCCGCTACACTCGCTCCCAGTCCTTCGACATCCTGGACATTGATCACAAGTGCTTCGTACTGGAGTCACCCACCCAGCTGGTGGCCCTGCACCTGCAGGGGCCCTCTGCTGGACGGAAAG TGAAGCTCGACATTGCTCTGTACCGTCCCCGGTCATCGCAGGGCGGTCCAGGGTCTGGAAGGGTGCCGGTGGCGTTGGGTATCAAGGGCTACCAGCTCTACATGTCGTGTGTGATGAGTGACACTAAGCccgtgctgcagctggag GAAGCTGACATCAGGAGGGATATCGAGAATGTGGAGCTGACCCGCTTCATCTTCTACCGCCTggacagcccagctcagcggaCCACTCGCTTCGAGTCGGCCGCCTTCCCTGGCTGGTTCATTTGCACGTCCCTGCAGCCCCGCCAGCCTGTCAGCATCACCAACACCCCAGACCAGGTGAACATTGCTACCTATGAGCTGAGTGGGCGCTGA